The proteins below come from a single Streptomyces sp. SS1-1 genomic window:
- a CDS encoding cytochrome P450 produces the protein MSAAAQPLDILSPAFAADPYPMYAVMREKEPLIWHEATQSYILSRYDDVERVFKDKKSEFTTDNYNWQLEPVHGKTILQMSGREHAVRRALVAPAFRGSDLQEKFLPVIERNSRELIDAFRDSGSADIVSDYATRFPVNVIADMLGLDKADHARFHGWYTAVIAFLGNLSGDPEVTAAGERTRVEFAEYMIPIIQERREKPGDDLLSALCAAEVDGVRMSDEDIKAFCSLLLAAGGETTDKAIASILANLLMHPEQLAAVREDRSLIPAAFAETLRYTPPVHMIMRQSAVDVEVSGGTIPAGATVTCLIGAANRDERRYREPDRFDIFRDDLSTTSAFSAAADHLAFALGRHFCVGALLAKAEVETGVNQLLDAMPDVRLADGFDPVEQGVFTRGPQSLPVRFTPVTT, from the coding sequence GTGTCCGCTGCCGCGCAGCCCCTCGACATCCTCTCCCCCGCGTTCGCGGCGGATCCCTACCCCATGTACGCGGTGATGCGGGAGAAAGAGCCTCTGATCTGGCACGAGGCCACCCAGAGCTACATCCTCTCCCGCTACGACGACGTCGAGCGCGTCTTCAAGGACAAGAAGTCCGAGTTCACCACGGACAACTACAACTGGCAGCTCGAGCCGGTGCACGGCAAGACGATCCTGCAGATGAGCGGGCGGGAGCACGCGGTGCGCCGGGCCCTGGTCGCTCCCGCCTTCCGGGGCAGCGACCTCCAGGAGAAGTTCCTGCCGGTCATCGAACGCAACTCCCGCGAACTCATAGACGCCTTCCGCGACTCCGGGTCCGCCGACATCGTCAGCGACTACGCAACTCGATTTCCGGTCAACGTCATCGCCGACATGCTCGGTCTGGACAAGGCCGACCACGCCCGCTTCCACGGGTGGTACACGGCCGTCATCGCCTTCCTCGGCAACCTCTCGGGCGACCCGGAGGTGACGGCCGCGGGGGAACGGACCCGGGTGGAGTTCGCCGAGTACATGATCCCGATCATCCAGGAGCGGCGCGAGAAGCCGGGCGACGACCTGCTGTCGGCGCTGTGCGCCGCCGAGGTGGACGGTGTCCGGATGAGCGACGAGGACATCAAGGCGTTCTGCAGTCTGCTGCTCGCCGCCGGCGGTGAGACCACGGACAAGGCGATCGCCAGCATCCTGGCCAACCTGCTGATGCATCCCGAACAGCTGGCAGCGGTCAGGGAGGACCGGAGCCTGATTCCGGCGGCGTTCGCCGAGACGCTGCGCTACACCCCGCCGGTCCACATGATCATGCGCCAGTCGGCCGTGGACGTCGAGGTCAGCGGCGGGACCATCCCGGCCGGGGCCACGGTGACCTGTCTGATCGGTGCCGCCAACCGGGACGAGCGGCGCTACCGCGAGCCCGACCGCTTCGACATCTTCCGTGACGACCTCAGCACGACATCGGCGTTCTCCGCCGCTGCCGACCATCTCGCCTTCGCGCTCGGTCGGCACTTCTGCGTCGGCGCCCTGCTGGCCAAGGCCGAGGTGGAGACCGGCGTCAACCAGCTGCTGGACGCCATGCCAGATGTTCGGCTCGCCGACGGCTTCGACCCGGTGGAGCAGGGCGTGTTCACCCGCGGCCCGCAGTCGCTGCCGGTGCGCTTCACGCCGGTCACCACCTGA
- a CDS encoding cytochrome P450: MSDTDGPAPGATPPPGCPAHSSAVHLGGLEYQQTPAQLYRALRREHGAVAPVLLDNDIPAWLVLGYPEVTFVTSHDELFARDSRRWNQWPNIPPDWPLMPFVGYQPSVLFTEGAEHQRRAGVITQALEGVDQFELARECQLIAEQLIAGFSGRGHAELMSTYAHALPARAVLWMCGMTQGSADTEQLVEDLRISLDAGEGEDPVAAYGRVGARIMQLVKEKREQPGPDVTSRMLLHPAGLTDEEIVQDLISVIAAAQQPTANWICNTLRLLLTDERFAVNVSGGRVSVGDALNEVLWLDTPTQNFIGRWAVRDTQLGGRLIREGDCLVLGLAAANTDPQIWPDSHVGAENSAHLSFSNGEHRCPYPAPLLADVMARTAVETLMEHLPDLVLGVEPEELAWRPSIWMRGLQSLPVEFTPAAH; this comes from the coding sequence ATGAGCGACACCGACGGCCCCGCTCCCGGGGCCACTCCTCCGCCCGGCTGTCCGGCCCACTCCTCGGCCGTGCACCTGGGCGGCCTGGAGTACCAGCAGACGCCCGCCCAGCTGTACCGCGCCCTGCGGCGCGAACACGGCGCCGTCGCGCCGGTGCTGCTCGACAACGACATCCCCGCCTGGCTCGTGCTCGGCTATCCCGAGGTCACCTTCGTCACGAGCCACGACGAACTGTTCGCGCGGGACTCCAGGCGCTGGAACCAGTGGCCGAACATCCCGCCGGACTGGCCCCTGATGCCCTTCGTCGGCTACCAGCCCTCCGTCCTGTTCACCGAGGGTGCCGAACACCAGCGCCGCGCCGGGGTGATCACCCAGGCACTGGAGGGCGTCGACCAGTTCGAACTGGCCCGCGAATGCCAGCTGATCGCCGAGCAGCTCATCGCCGGCTTCTCCGGCAGGGGCCACGCCGAGCTGATGAGCACGTACGCCCACGCGCTGCCGGCCCGCGCCGTACTGTGGATGTGCGGTATGACGCAGGGCAGCGCGGACACCGAGCAACTCGTCGAGGATCTTCGCATCTCACTCGACGCCGGTGAGGGCGAAGACCCCGTGGCCGCCTACGGACGTGTCGGTGCGCGCATCATGCAGCTCGTGAAGGAGAAGCGGGAGCAGCCCGGCCCCGACGTCACCTCGCGGATGCTGCTGCATCCGGCCGGGCTCACCGATGAGGAGATCGTCCAGGACCTGATCTCCGTCATCGCCGCCGCGCAGCAGCCCACCGCCAACTGGATCTGCAACACCCTGCGTCTGCTGCTCACCGACGAGCGCTTCGCGGTCAACGTCTCCGGCGGCCGGGTCAGCGTCGGCGACGCCCTCAACGAGGTGCTGTGGCTGGACACACCCACCCAGAACTTCATCGGCCGCTGGGCCGTGCGCGACACACAGCTGGGGGGCCGGCTCATCCGCGAGGGCGACTGCCTCGTGCTGGGCCTCGCCGCGGCCAACACCGACCCGCAGATCTGGCCGGACTCCCACGTCGGCGCCGAGAACTCCGCCCACCTGTCCTTCAGCAACGGCGAACACCGCTGTCCCTACCCCGCCCCACTCCTCGCGGACGTGATGGCGCGGACGGCCGTCGAGACGCTCATGGAGCATCTGCCCGACCTGGTGCTGGGCGTCGAACCGGAGGAGCTGGCCTGGCGCCCGTCCATCTGGATGCGGGGACTGCAGTCCCTGCCCGTGGAGTTCACCCCGGCAGCACACTGA
- a CDS encoding GTP-binding protein: MGSVTSELPSQRTPLADAAETGLKIVVVGGFGVGKTTMVRSVSEIRPLNTEEVMTQAGYGIDETKGVENKNTTTVAFDFGRISLSQRMVLYLFGAPGQERFWFLWDRLFSGTLGAVVLVDTRRMEDSWYAIDRLEHHGTPFVVAVNRFDGDDARFSLEEIRQALALGEHVPMVDCDARLRSSCKEVLITLVNHLYALALSQESTA; encoded by the coding sequence ATGGGCTCCGTAACCTCTGAGCTGCCTTCGCAGCGCACGCCGCTGGCCGATGCCGCCGAGACCGGCCTGAAGATCGTCGTCGTAGGCGGTTTTGGTGTCGGGAAGACCACCATGGTGCGCTCCGTCAGCGAGATCCGGCCCCTGAACACCGAGGAGGTGATGACGCAGGCCGGGTACGGCATCGACGAGACCAAAGGCGTGGAGAACAAGAACACCACGACCGTGGCCTTCGACTTCGGGCGCATCAGCCTCAGCCAGCGCATGGTGTTGTACCTCTTCGGCGCCCCCGGCCAGGAGCGCTTCTGGTTCCTGTGGGACCGCCTGTTCTCCGGCACGCTGGGCGCCGTGGTGCTGGTCGACACCCGCCGCATGGAGGACTCCTGGTACGCGATAGACCGGCTCGAGCACCACGGCACGCCGTTCGTGGTGGCCGTCAACCGCTTCGACGGCGACGACGCCCGCTTCTCCCTCGAAGAGATCCGCCAGGCGCTCGCCCTGGGCGAGCACGTACCGATGGTCGACTGCGACGCCCGGCTCAGATCGTCCTGCAAAGAGGTCCTCATCACCCTGGTGAACCATCTGTACGCGCTGGCACTTTCGCAGGAGAGCACAGCATGA
- a CDS encoding DUF742 domain-containing protein produces the protein MIRKPVDVGDPDRLYMVTGGRSEADDFFDLVTLVVSESEPASGMQSEHARILEMCRHPTAVVEISAELALPVTVVRILLGDLHDMGKVSARHPRAAESVAGLPETALLQEVLHGLRNL, from the coding sequence GTGATCCGCAAACCCGTGGACGTCGGTGATCCCGACCGGCTCTACATGGTCACGGGTGGGCGCAGCGAGGCCGACGACTTCTTCGACCTGGTGACGCTGGTCGTCAGCGAGAGCGAGCCGGCCTCCGGGATGCAGTCCGAGCACGCCCGCATCCTGGAGATGTGCCGGCATCCCACGGCCGTGGTCGAGATCTCGGCCGAACTGGCGCTGCCCGTCACCGTGGTGCGGATCCTGCTCGGCGACCTGCACGACATGGGCAAGGTCAGCGCCCGCCATCCCCGCGCCGCCGAATCCGTCGCCGGCCTCCCCGAAACCGCCCTGCTCCAGGAGGTCCTCCATGGGCTCCGTAACCTCTGA
- a CDS encoding roadblock/LC7 domain-containing protein → METTDTSLSWLLTNLMERTPGTRHALVLSRDGLKLCWTEHMTLDQADQLAAICSGIQALSQGASVEFGDGTGGVRHAMTEFHGGLLFIVEAGDGAHLAVIADESADPGVVGHQMTELVQQIGDHLRAEPRTPASRGATT, encoded by the coding sequence ATGGAGACCACTGACACCAGCCTGAGCTGGCTCCTGACGAACCTCATGGAGCGCACGCCGGGCACACGCCACGCCCTCGTCCTGTCCCGGGACGGGCTGAAGCTGTGCTGGACGGAGCACATGACGCTCGACCAGGCCGACCAACTGGCCGCCATCTGTTCCGGAATCCAGGCGCTGTCCCAAGGCGCCTCGGTGGAGTTCGGCGACGGCACCGGCGGCGTGCGGCACGCCATGACCGAGTTCCACGGCGGCCTGCTGTTCATCGTGGAGGCCGGTGACGGCGCCCACCTGGCGGTCATCGCCGACGAGAGCGCCGACCCGGGCGTGGTGGGCCACCAGATGACCGAACTGGTCCAGCAGATCGGCGACCACCTGCGGGCCGAGCCCCGTACTCCCGCCAGCAGGGGTGCCACCACGTGA
- a CDS encoding ATP-binding protein: MSVPARPRQRRSAKGARSSPAVFPVALLVTAVSAAAVIVVAPAEARGWVTGTAVVAWVCSALLAAVATRLLRMARREAESRSDELEMARKHAMQQAADTSQLVNVALPGLVRQVKGGTRTADALARVTPPSDPHLRQVLDVFATELDALVRRAGHAESELDTLRGELAQGSAELERLTAETLPSAVALLREGSSADTVLAKFDWPRSPLLRDPAEWFVRELAYSERRSAAAQAASAKALSRVQAKTVSMLADLRDMQERHGEEVFGDLLRLDHSTSQLGLMTDRLALLMGGRSSRVWNKPIVVESVLRGAVGRIAAYRRVRLHNSSKAAISGFAAEGVMHLLAELMDNAANFSPPIDEVHVYVEERSAGLVVTIEDSGLKMSDAAMHRAEEAVAGRVTDLASLQGTRLGLAVVGRVATKYGISVNYRPSSRGGTGVVVLLPPQLMAQQREPVAPASPRRSREAAASAPVPAPGPAPATEKPLPVRSRAADTDTPATGPRGRGPATAGGLPVRAPGRTMAEAERGRPRPTAETSPAQPGEQGPARDAGSRFGAFHRGRHGAGEAGADDPQEAPRDE, translated from the coding sequence ATGTCAGTGCCTGCCCGCCCCCGCCAGCGCCGGAGTGCCAAAGGGGCGCGCTCCTCGCCGGCCGTGTTCCCTGTCGCCCTCCTCGTCACTGCCGTGAGCGCCGCGGCCGTCATCGTCGTCGCCCCGGCCGAGGCCCGCGGCTGGGTGACCGGCACCGCGGTCGTCGCCTGGGTGTGCTCGGCGCTTCTCGCCGCCGTCGCCACCCGTCTGCTGCGCATGGCCCGCCGGGAAGCCGAATCCCGCAGCGACGAGCTGGAGATGGCCCGCAAGCACGCGATGCAGCAGGCCGCGGACACCTCGCAGTTGGTCAACGTCGCCCTGCCGGGCCTCGTGCGTCAGGTGAAGGGCGGGACCCGGACCGCCGATGCCCTCGCTCGCGTCACGCCGCCGTCCGATCCGCACCTGCGCCAGGTGCTGGATGTCTTCGCCACCGAGCTCGACGCGCTGGTCCGCAGAGCCGGCCACGCCGAGTCCGAACTGGACACCCTGCGCGGCGAACTGGCCCAGGGCAGCGCCGAACTCGAGCGACTGACCGCCGAGACGCTGCCCTCCGCCGTCGCGTTGCTGCGCGAGGGAAGCTCCGCGGACACCGTCCTGGCCAAGTTCGACTGGCCGCGCAGTCCGCTGCTGCGCGACCCCGCCGAGTGGTTCGTGCGTGAACTCGCCTACAGCGAGCGCCGTTCGGCCGCCGCCCAGGCGGCGTCCGCCAAGGCTCTGAGCCGGGTGCAGGCCAAGACCGTCAGCATGCTCGCCGACCTGCGCGACATGCAGGAGCGGCACGGCGAGGAGGTCTTCGGCGACCTGCTGCGCCTGGACCACAGCACGTCGCAGCTGGGCCTGATGACCGACCGGCTGGCCCTTCTGATGGGCGGCCGTTCCAGCCGCGTCTGGAACAAGCCGATCGTGGTCGAGAGCGTACTGCGCGGCGCGGTCGGCCGGATCGCCGCCTACCGGCGAGTGCGCCTGCACAACTCCAGCAAGGCCGCCATCTCGGGCTTCGCCGCCGAGGGCGTGATGCACCTGCTGGCCGAACTCATGGACAACGCTGCCAACTTCTCGCCGCCCATCGACGAGGTCCACGTCTACGTGGAGGAACGCAGCGCCGGACTCGTCGTCACGATCGAGGACAGCGGCCTGAAGATGTCCGACGCCGCCATGCATCGCGCGGAGGAGGCTGTCGCGGGCCGGGTGACCGACCTGGCCTCGCTGCAGGGCACCCGGCTGGGACTGGCGGTCGTGGGACGGGTCGCCACGAAGTACGGCATCAGCGTCAACTACCGCCCCTCCTCGCGCGGCGGAACCGGCGTCGTCGTCCTCCTGCCGCCTCAACTGATGGCCCAGCAGCGCGAGCCCGTCGCCCCGGCGAGTCCCCGCCGCAGTCGGGAAGCCGCAGCCTCCGCGCCGGTCCCCGCGCCCGGACCGGCCCCGGCCACGGAGAAGCCGCTGCCGGTGCGCTCGCGCGCAGCCGACACGGACACCCCCGCCACCGGCCCACGTGGGCGCGGACCGGCCACTGCGGGGGGCCTGCCCGTGCGTGCCCCGGGCCGCACCATGGCCGAGGCAGAGCGGGGACGCCCCCGGCCGACAGCCGAAACGTCCCCCGCCCAGCCGGGGGAGCAGGGCCCGGCTCGCGACGCGGGAAGCCGCTTCGGCGCCTTCCATCGCGGCCGGCACGGCGCCGGGGAAGCCGGCGCCGATGACCCGCAGGAGGCCCCGCGCGACGAGTAG
- a CDS encoding sulfite oxidase, which translates to MRDDEKDQRVRTPWPRIALGALSGVLAGFAALAVADLLAGLARPQAGPIVAVGSASIDATPAAVKDWAVRRFGTDDKFVLQVGILAVLTALALTSGALAVRFRRVSAAGILLLGGVGAAAAVGRPDSTGLPDALPSVGGAAAGSLLLYALAGRLTMVARSSATTRPSAVTAAEASPPPSAGWDRRGFVLGAVSAAAVSTAVGAIGRSLNSSRGRDAIASRDAVVLPTPGSPARSAAGRTGLRVRGISPFVTSNSAFYRVDTALVVPRVDTGDWRLRIHGRGVRRPARFSFDDLLARDLIERDITLTCVSNEVGGPYVGNARWTGVRLADLLAECGVEPPSRGGPADQLVSRSVDGMTIGTPVEDVMDGRDAMLALGMNGEPLPFAHGFPVRMVVPGLYGFVSACKWIKDIELTTFDSYDPYWVRRGWARRAPVKTGSRIDTPKPFARPASGTVMIAGVAWAQGRGIGRVEVRVDDGPWREADLAAQDTRDTWRQWSLPWKATRGGHTLTVRATDRTGAVQTTERTRTIPDGASGRHSVVVTVE; encoded by the coding sequence GTGAGGGACGACGAGAAGGATCAGCGGGTACGAACCCCTTGGCCCCGTATTGCGCTGGGTGCGCTCAGCGGCGTGCTGGCCGGCTTCGCCGCGCTGGCGGTGGCCGATCTGCTGGCAGGGCTGGCGCGGCCGCAGGCCGGCCCGATCGTCGCGGTGGGCAGCGCGTCCATCGACGCCACGCCGGCTGCGGTCAAGGACTGGGCGGTCCGTCGATTCGGCACGGACGACAAGTTCGTGCTGCAGGTCGGCATCCTCGCCGTCCTGACGGCGCTGGCGCTGACCTCGGGTGCGCTGGCGGTGCGTTTTCGTCGCGTCTCGGCCGCCGGGATCCTCCTCCTCGGAGGCGTCGGCGCGGCGGCCGCCGTCGGTCGTCCCGACTCCACCGGTCTCCCGGACGCACTCCCGTCCGTGGGGGGAGCTGCGGCCGGATCCCTGCTCCTTTACGCGCTGGCGGGCCGCCTGACCATGGTGGCGCGGTCGTCAGCGACCACACGACCGTCGGCGGTGACGGCAGCCGAGGCGAGTCCGCCGCCGTCCGCGGGCTGGGACCGGCGGGGGTTCGTCCTCGGGGCCGTTTCCGCGGCGGCGGTCTCCACTGCCGTGGGGGCGATCGGGCGGTCCCTGAACTCCTCGCGCGGCCGGGACGCCATCGCCTCGCGCGACGCGGTCGTGCTGCCGACTCCCGGATCACCGGCGCGATCCGCCGCGGGGAGAACCGGGCTGCGAGTCCGTGGCATCAGTCCCTTCGTCACCTCCAACTCGGCCTTCTACCGGGTGGACACCGCGCTGGTGGTGCCCCGAGTGGACACCGGCGACTGGCGGTTGCGTATCCACGGCAGGGGCGTACGCCGCCCGGCCCGCTTCTCCTTCGACGATCTGCTGGCCAGGGACCTCATCGAGCGGGACATCACCCTCACCTGCGTCTCCAACGAGGTCGGTGGCCCGTATGTGGGCAACGCGCGCTGGACCGGCGTACGACTGGCCGACCTCCTCGCCGAATGCGGGGTAGAGCCTCCGTCCCGGGGAGGGCCGGCGGACCAGTTGGTGTCCCGGTCGGTGGACGGCATGACGATCGGCACTCCGGTCGAGGACGTCATGGACGGCCGGGACGCCATGCTCGCCCTCGGCATGAACGGCGAGCCGCTGCCCTTCGCACACGGCTTCCCGGTCCGGATGGTCGTCCCCGGCCTGTACGGCTTCGTCTCGGCCTGCAAGTGGATCAAGGACATCGAGCTCACCACCTTCGACTCCTATGACCCCTACTGGGTCCGGCGCGGCTGGGCCCGCCGTGCCCCGGTCAAGACCGGGTCGCGGATCGACACCCCCAAGCCCTTCGCCCGGCCCGCGTCCGGCACCGTGATGATCGCCGGCGTCGCCTGGGCCCAGGGGCGTGGCATCGGCAGGGTCGAGGTCCGCGTCGACGACGGTCCCTGGCGGGAAGCCGACCTGGCCGCCCAGGACACGCGCGACACCTGGCGCCAGTGGTCCCTGCCCTGGAAGGCCACCAGAGGCGGCCACACACTCACCGTACGCGCCACCGACCGGACCGGCGCCGTGCAGACCACCGAGCGCACCCGGACGATCCCCGACGGCGCGAGCGGCCGGCACTCGGTCGTCGTGACCGTGGAGTGA
- a CDS encoding fasciclin domain-containing protein: MNTRIRRATGLLAAAAVLPLALAACSDGSSDKADSSDRAKASATRNSDASSGSTASTMDQPFGPACSAVPKNGAGSFDGMAKDPVATAASHNPALSTLVTAVKKAGLVDTLNNAQGITVFAPTNDAFGKIPEATLDKVLNDKAMLTKILTYHVVGQKLTPKDMENGSFDTLEKSKVMTSGSGESYTVQGSAKVVCGNVTTANATVYIIDTVLMPKS; encoded by the coding sequence ATGAACACCCGTATCCGCCGTGCCACCGGTCTTCTCGCCGCGGCCGCCGTGCTGCCCCTGGCTCTCGCCGCCTGCTCCGACGGCAGCAGCGACAAGGCCGACTCCTCCGACCGCGCGAAGGCTTCGGCCACGAGGAACAGCGACGCGTCGAGCGGCTCGACGGCGAGCACCATGGACCAGCCGTTCGGTCCGGCCTGTTCGGCGGTCCCGAAGAACGGGGCGGGCTCCTTCGACGGCATGGCCAAGGACCCCGTCGCCACGGCGGCCTCCCACAACCCCGCTCTGTCCACCCTCGTGACGGCGGTGAAGAAGGCCGGCCTGGTCGACACCCTCAACAACGCGCAGGGCATCACCGTGTTCGCGCCGACGAACGACGCCTTCGGGAAGATCCCTGAGGCCACCCTCGACAAGGTCCTCAACGACAAGGCGATGCTGACGAAGATCCTCACCTATCACGTCGTCGGTCAGAAGCTCACGCCGAAGGACATGGAGAACGGCTCCTTCGACACCCTGGAGAAGTCGAAGGTCATGACCTCCGGTTCGGGCGAGTCCTACACCGTCCAGGGATCCGCCAAGGTCGTCTGCGGGAACGTCACGACCGCCAATGCCACGGTCTACATCATCGACACCGTTCTCATGCCCAAGAGCTGA